One window of Medicago truncatula cultivar Jemalong A17 chromosome 2, MtrunA17r5.0-ANR, whole genome shotgun sequence genomic DNA carries:
- the LOC11421602 gene encoding cationic peroxidase 2, whose product MEGSLFKVVFLLLVFSIVNTLVYGQGTRVGFYSSTCSQAESIVKSTVASHVNSDSSLAPGLLRMHFHDCFVQGCDASVLVAGSGTEKTAFPNLGLRGFEVIEDAKTKLEAACPGVVSCADIVALAARDSVVLSGGLSWQVPTGRRDGRVSQASDVNNLPAPGDSVDEQKQKFATKGLNTQDLVTLVGGHTIGTTACQFFSNRLRNFTTNGAADPSIDPSFLSQLQTLCPQNSGATNRIALDTGSQNKFDNSYYANLRNGRGILQSDQALWNDASTKTFVQRYLGLRGLLGLTFNVEFGNSMVKMSNIGVKTGVDGEIRKICSAFN is encoded by the exons atgGAGGGTAGTTTGTTTAAGGTTGTGTTTCTTTTACTAGTTTTTAGTATTGTAAACACATTAGTGTATGGCCAAGGGACACGTGTAGGATTCTATTCAAGTACATGTTCTCAAGCAGAATCAATTGTTAAATCCACAGTTGCTTCTCATGTTAACTCTGATTCTTCTTTAGCTCCTGGTTTACTTAGGATGCACTTTCATGATTGTTTTGTCCAAGGTTGTGACGCTTCTGTTCTCGTTGCCGGCTCAGGCACCGAGAAAACAGCATTTCCAAACCTTGGTTTAAGAGGTTTTGAAGTTATTGAGGATGCTAAGACAAAACTCGAGGCTGCATGTCCCGGTGTTGTCTCTTGTGCTGATATCGTTGCTCTTGCTGCTCGTGATTCCGTTGTTCTG AGTGGTGGTCTTAGTTGGCAAGTTCCTACCGGGCGCAGAGACGGACGCGTGTCACAGGCTTCTGATGTCAATAACTTGCCTGCTCCTGGTGATTCTGTTGATGAGCAGAAACAAAAGTTTGCAACAAAAGGCCTTAACACTCAAGACCTTGTCACCCTTGTTG GTGGACATACAATTGGTACAACAGCATGTCAATTCTTCAGCAACAGATTGAGAAACTTCACTACAAATGGTGCAGCTGATCCTTCAATAGACCCTTCATTTCTTTCACAATTACAAACACTTTGTCCTCAAAACAGTGGTGCTACAAACAGAATTGCATTGGATACTGGAAgtcaaaataaatttgataattcTTACTATGCTAATCTGAGGAACGGACGTGGAATTCTTCAATCTGATCAAGCATTGTGGAATGATGCTTCCACAAAGACATTTGTGCAAAGATACTTGGGTCTAAGAGGGTTGCTTGGATTAACATTTAATGTTGAATTTGGAAATTCAATGGTAAAGATGAGCAACATTGGAGTGAAGACCGGTGTTGATGGTGAAATCCGCAAGATATGTTCTGCTTTCAACTAA
- the LOC11421603 gene encoding probable inactive receptor kinase At2g26730 — protein sequence MMRFPLFVPQLITFSVLAMAQEGPKGDNEVQNKSSDDKNNNNSNLLLLILNVVLLLAIILLLILYYNTSKKLNRIVKGHINTFHEQEKDVETSIEKRIEIGEGTTMMTVEERKELMFFKDETKFQMGELLRASAEALGHGIMGNSYKAMLNNGPTIVVKRLRDLKPFTKEEFAKIVKMIADLRHPNLLPLLAYYHSREERLMLYRYAQNGNLFSRLHDGRDGNRVPFNWNSRLSVARGVARALEYLHLNNKFHNIVPHGNLKSSNVLFDENDSVLVSDFSLASLIAQPIAAQHMVVYKSPEYGYAKKVTMQSDVWSYGSLLIELVTGKVSMCSAPQGTNGVDLCSWVHRAVREEWTAEIFDKEISCQKSALPGMLRLLQVAMRCIERFPEKRPEMKEVVREVEKIQQVHLMSEDEDDVSCDQSLTDDSFSTSNSGIFVER from the exons ATGATGAGGTTTCCCCTTTTTGTTCCTCAACTTATTACTTTTTCAGTTCTTGCAATGGCTCAAGAAGGACCTAAAGGGGATAATGAAGTCCAAAATAAATCTTCGGAcgataaaaacaacaacaattccaatcttttattattaatactCAACGTTGTTCTTCTTCTTGCAATTATATTGCTATTGATTCTTTACTATAACACATCAAAAAAGCTCAATAGAATAGTCAAAGGACACATTaacacatttcatgaacaagaGAAAGATGTTGAAACAAGTATTGAGAAGAGGATAGAGATAGGAGAAGGAACAACAATGATGACAGTAGAAGAGAGAAAGGAGTTAATGTTCTTTAAAGATGAGACAAAATTTCAAATGGGAGAACTTCTTAGAGCTTCTGCTGAGGCATTAGGTCATGGAATTATGGGAAATAGTTATAAGGCAATGTTGAATAATGGACCTACCATTGTTGTAAAGAGGTTAAGGGACTTGAAACCATTCACTAAGGAGGAATTTGCAAAGATAGTGAAAATGATTGCTGATCTTAGACACCCTAATTTATTGCCTTTGCTTGCTTACTATCATTCCAGAGAGGAGAGGCTAATGCTCTATAGATATGCACAGAATGGAAACCTTTTCTCACGACTTCATG ATGGAAGGGATGGAAACAGGGTTCCATTCAATTGGAACTCAAGATTATCAGTGGCAAGAGGCGTGGCTCGAGCACTAGAGTACCTTCACCTTAACAACAAGTTCCATAACATTGTCCCTCATGGAAATTTGAAGTCTTCAAATGTACTATTTGATGAAAATGATTCAGTTCTTGTATCTGACTTCAGCCTTGCCTCGTTAATAGCACAACCAATTGCAGCTCAACATATGGTTGTTTACAAATCACCTGAATATGGTTATGCAAAAAAAGTTACAATGCAATCAGATGTTTGGAGTTACGGATCACTTTTAATAGAACTTGTAACTGGGAAAGTTTCTATGTGCTCAGCTCCACAAGGGACTAATGGTGTGGATCTTTGTAGTTGGGTTCATAGAGCTGTGAGAGAAGAATGGACTGCAGAGATATTTGACAAAGAAATATCTTGTCAAAAGAGTGCTCTTCCTGGGATGTTAAGGTTGTTGCAGGTAGCAATGAGATGTATTGAGAGGTTCCCAGAGAAACGTCCTGAGATGAAAGAGGTAGTTAGAGAAGTGGAGAAAATACAACAGGTACACTTGATGTCCGAAGACGAGGATGATGTTTCTTGTGATCAGTCTCTAACTGATGATTCCTTTTCAACTAGTAACTCAGGGATTTTTGTTGAAAGATAG
- the LOC11430750 gene encoding protein LNK1 isoform X1 yields MSNICMFEFEDNEWGEFDENDDLQVPHSGSQHNNQLVIEGDGCNKSLHEFDGIKSSGNVSSYGTLGREELYLQNMTQNERIPEKGSWSDTPEGVFSSCDGDSYREAKGPASDNTGMSDHCFKSSNIDSGGSELCADDTILEDKCVVEDDSACQYPVNHISQDDNELSFLENDGWLDIGNLEDIDRMLSCDLTFGMESLNNEEDFCWFSSSHGAEGSDDALKSDIELHYAEMSPLKNISEYNMDSSKENIGFLPVNGSNKKLSPGDKKIRSQMDVDDNVVPASLSMFNESDTKSGHKDVLVPKEKKLPKSSAGKRKNGNSVRPYTPSEQYADINQRCGASSSGVTSLDSFQKHKQNIDSNSLGCILTQIPSAHLEFSHALSHTSLSSIFSGLRAEHDGHMSPSFMDLSYASNMESSHGHSLVAAASKTNEKREKYHSHDHLLSRSFKNERRANEMLFHSQGSSQQVTHQFENENEGHSKVRGVSLGFSSEIDSSTVQESSPISSALDKNSLEANSFCHLQQVLEQLDIKTKLCIRDSLYRLAKSAEQRHIITNANGCIGDGTEACKDTMAQDASRCTGFIDIETNTNPIDRSIAHLLFHRPTDTSTLLPNDIAPSKFNAAIHESVINPGKAENQVFQEDSSTDVEKKLLGSNT; encoded by the exons ATGTCAAACATCTGTATGTTTGAG TTTGAAGATAACGAGTGGGGTGAATTTGATGAGAATGATGATCTCCAAGTCCCCCATTCTGGTAGCCAACACAATAATCAGCTTGTAATAGAGGGTGATGGCTGTAATAAATCACTTCACGAGTTTGATGGTATAAAGAGTAGTGGTAATGTTAGTAGCTATGGAACTCTGGGTAGAGAGGAATTATACTTGCAAAATATGACCCAAAATGAAAGAATACCAGAAAAGGGTTCATGGTCGGACACACCCGAGGGTGTATTTTCGTCATGTGATGGTGACTCATACAGAGAAGCAAAAGGGCCAGCTTCAGATAACACAGGCATGTCTGACCACTGTTTCAAGAGCAGCAATATAGATTCTGGTGGTAGCGAGCTTTGTGCAGATGATACCATCTTGGAAGACAAGTGTGTGGTGGAAGATGATAGTGCGTGTCAATATCCAGTAAATCACATATCTCAAGATGATAATGAACTCAGTTTTCTTGAGAATGATGGATGGTTGGATATAGGAAACTTAGAAGATATTGACAGGATGTT AAGTTGTGATTTAACTTTTGGAATGGAGAGTCTCAATAATGAAGAGGATTTCTGCTGGTTTTCTTCTTCACATGGTGCTGAAGGTTCCGACGATGCACTAAAGTCCGACATAGAGCTTCATTATGCAGAAATGAGTCCATTGAAAAACATATCAGAATACAATATGGATTCCTCAAAAGAAAACATTGGATTTCTTCCGGTCAATGGTTCAAACAAAAAGTTATCCCCTGGTGATAAGAAGATAAGATCTCAAATGGATGTGGATGACAATGTTGTCCCTGCTTCATTATCAATGTTCAATGAATCAGACACAAAATCTGGTCATAAAGATGTCTTGGTGCCGAAAGAAAAG AAGCTTCCAAAGTCATCAGCAGGAAAGCGAAAAAATGGCAATTCTGTTCGTCCTTACACTCCTTCCGAGCAATATGCAGACATAAATCAGCGGTGTGGAGCCTCTTCTAGTGGTGTCACTTCTCTTGATAGTTTCCAGAAGCATAAGCAGAACATAGATTCTAATTCTTTAGGTTGCATACTGACACAAATTCCTTCAGCGCACCTAGAATTTAGTCATGCTCTAAGTCACACTTCACTCTCTTCGATTTTCTCTGGATTAAGAGCTGAACATGACGGACATATGTCTCCTTCATTTATGGATTTGTCTTATGCCTCAAACATGGAGAGTTCTCATGGTCATTCTTTGGTAGCTGCTGCCTCGAAAAcaaatgagaagagagaaaagtatCATAGCCATGATCACCTCTTAAGTAGGAGTTTCAAAAATGAAAGAAGGGCAAATGAAATGCTATTTCACAGTCAAGGTTCTTCTCAGCAGGTAACTCatcaatttgaaaatgaaaatgaaggtCATAGTAAAGTTCGAGGGGTTAGTCTAGGATTTTCTTCAGAAATAGACTCATCAACTGTACAAGAAAGCTCACCCATAAGCTCTGCTCTGGACAAAAACTCACTTGAAGCAAATAGCTTTTGCCACCTGCAACAGGTGTTGGAACAG TTGGATATTAAAACCAAATTGTGCATAAGGGACAGTTTATACCGTTTAGCTAAGAGTGCTGAGCAAAGACATATTATAACAAACGCAAATGGTTGCATTGGAGATGGTACTGAAGCATGCAAAGACACAATGGCTCAGGATGCAAGCAG GTGTACAGGGTTCATTGATATCGAAACCAACACAAATCCTATTGATCGGTCTATAGCACACTTATTGTTTCACAGGCCGACAGATACATCAACTTTGCTTCCAAACGATATTGCACCTTCCAAATTCAATGCAGCG ATACATGAATCAGTAATCAATCCAGGAAAGGCTGAGAATCAGGTCTTTCAGGAAGATTCATCTACCGATGTAGAGAAAAAGCTTTTAGGGAGTAACACCTAG
- the LOC11430750 gene encoding protein LNK1 isoform X2 — MFEDNEWGEFDENDDLQVPHSGSQHNNQLVIEGDGCNKSLHEFDGIKSSGNVSSYGTLGREELYLQNMTQNERIPEKGSWSDTPEGVFSSCDGDSYREAKGPASDNTGMSDHCFKSSNIDSGGSELCADDTILEDKCVVEDDSACQYPVNHISQDDNELSFLENDGWLDIGNLEDIDRMLSCDLTFGMESLNNEEDFCWFSSSHGAEGSDDALKSDIELHYAEMSPLKNISEYNMDSSKENIGFLPVNGSNKKLSPGDKKIRSQMDVDDNVVPASLSMFNESDTKSGHKDVLVPKEKKLPKSSAGKRKNGNSVRPYTPSEQYADINQRCGASSSGVTSLDSFQKHKQNIDSNSLGCILTQIPSAHLEFSHALSHTSLSSIFSGLRAEHDGHMSPSFMDLSYASNMESSHGHSLVAAASKTNEKREKYHSHDHLLSRSFKNERRANEMLFHSQGSSQQVTHQFENENEGHSKVRGVSLGFSSEIDSSTVQESSPISSALDKNSLEANSFCHLQQVLEQLDIKTKLCIRDSLYRLAKSAEQRHIITNANGCIGDGTEACKDTMAQDASRCTGFIDIETNTNPIDRSIAHLLFHRPTDTSTLLPNDIAPSKFNAAIHESVINPGKAENQVFQEDSSTDVEKKLLGSNT; from the exons ATG TTTGAAGATAACGAGTGGGGTGAATTTGATGAGAATGATGATCTCCAAGTCCCCCATTCTGGTAGCCAACACAATAATCAGCTTGTAATAGAGGGTGATGGCTGTAATAAATCACTTCACGAGTTTGATGGTATAAAGAGTAGTGGTAATGTTAGTAGCTATGGAACTCTGGGTAGAGAGGAATTATACTTGCAAAATATGACCCAAAATGAAAGAATACCAGAAAAGGGTTCATGGTCGGACACACCCGAGGGTGTATTTTCGTCATGTGATGGTGACTCATACAGAGAAGCAAAAGGGCCAGCTTCAGATAACACAGGCATGTCTGACCACTGTTTCAAGAGCAGCAATATAGATTCTGGTGGTAGCGAGCTTTGTGCAGATGATACCATCTTGGAAGACAAGTGTGTGGTGGAAGATGATAGTGCGTGTCAATATCCAGTAAATCACATATCTCAAGATGATAATGAACTCAGTTTTCTTGAGAATGATGGATGGTTGGATATAGGAAACTTAGAAGATATTGACAGGATGTT AAGTTGTGATTTAACTTTTGGAATGGAGAGTCTCAATAATGAAGAGGATTTCTGCTGGTTTTCTTCTTCACATGGTGCTGAAGGTTCCGACGATGCACTAAAGTCCGACATAGAGCTTCATTATGCAGAAATGAGTCCATTGAAAAACATATCAGAATACAATATGGATTCCTCAAAAGAAAACATTGGATTTCTTCCGGTCAATGGTTCAAACAAAAAGTTATCCCCTGGTGATAAGAAGATAAGATCTCAAATGGATGTGGATGACAATGTTGTCCCTGCTTCATTATCAATGTTCAATGAATCAGACACAAAATCTGGTCATAAAGATGTCTTGGTGCCGAAAGAAAAG AAGCTTCCAAAGTCATCAGCAGGAAAGCGAAAAAATGGCAATTCTGTTCGTCCTTACACTCCTTCCGAGCAATATGCAGACATAAATCAGCGGTGTGGAGCCTCTTCTAGTGGTGTCACTTCTCTTGATAGTTTCCAGAAGCATAAGCAGAACATAGATTCTAATTCTTTAGGTTGCATACTGACACAAATTCCTTCAGCGCACCTAGAATTTAGTCATGCTCTAAGTCACACTTCACTCTCTTCGATTTTCTCTGGATTAAGAGCTGAACATGACGGACATATGTCTCCTTCATTTATGGATTTGTCTTATGCCTCAAACATGGAGAGTTCTCATGGTCATTCTTTGGTAGCTGCTGCCTCGAAAAcaaatgagaagagagaaaagtatCATAGCCATGATCACCTCTTAAGTAGGAGTTTCAAAAATGAAAGAAGGGCAAATGAAATGCTATTTCACAGTCAAGGTTCTTCTCAGCAGGTAACTCatcaatttgaaaatgaaaatgaaggtCATAGTAAAGTTCGAGGGGTTAGTCTAGGATTTTCTTCAGAAATAGACTCATCAACTGTACAAGAAAGCTCACCCATAAGCTCTGCTCTGGACAAAAACTCACTTGAAGCAAATAGCTTTTGCCACCTGCAACAGGTGTTGGAACAG TTGGATATTAAAACCAAATTGTGCATAAGGGACAGTTTATACCGTTTAGCTAAGAGTGCTGAGCAAAGACATATTATAACAAACGCAAATGGTTGCATTGGAGATGGTACTGAAGCATGCAAAGACACAATGGCTCAGGATGCAAGCAG GTGTACAGGGTTCATTGATATCGAAACCAACACAAATCCTATTGATCGGTCTATAGCACACTTATTGTTTCACAGGCCGACAGATACATCAACTTTGCTTCCAAACGATATTGCACCTTCCAAATTCAATGCAGCG ATACATGAATCAGTAATCAATCCAGGAAAGGCTGAGAATCAGGTCTTTCAGGAAGATTCATCTACCGATGTAGAGAAAAAGCTTTTAGGGAGTAACACCTAG
- the LOC11428532 gene encoding pumilio homolog 2, with amino-acid sequence MVKKVIENVKDDGKEFEMLLNEIPHASSSHNLVHDHLMKQENHGFGNGVMNFYYDEENLNQMNFSRSSSTVTTGSGFSIQSDHGSSSSLFSDNGSPTTPSFMEDLKSTMSSGTGTGTGTSYGCSPNNNTFWLDSKDNTESKRFVDLCGNFSKMHIGGSNGNQHQENASNVNDFTFLNPINVDNFNNHDKYVDFDGYKRGFLDSDYVGFQSSMLRSPINHHGAERNSALSRDYEVANSFGSVGLVRGLRLRDITYSQLNGFGGSMDSPYHRREMMNDYYCRGSLTPEIVTPSLRRNSAVSDASLGMDFLHEVSMSRLPFDSLRGNSRINPRAVPPSNARIPQENIDMDSVTSEGSFILQGEGLIYVGARGSDRLRFQNAAREFGFAKYPHRPELDIQQQVVGACENPRSSRTGSPFTMQPKYNSLMEARGCIYLMAKDQNGGRFLQRMFDEGRMEDIQMIFNEIIGHVVELMMSPFGNYLIRKLLDVCSEEQRMQIILMVIQEPGQLVRISLNTHGTRVVQKLIETLKTKQQVSLVVSALEPGFLILIKDNNGNHVVQHCLEYLRNGDNKFIFVAAARHCIDIATHQHGCCVLPKCIRYSSGEHRQRLVAEISANALLLAQDKYGNYVVQYVLDFRIPSAATTLTRQFEGNYVHMSMQKFSSRVVEKCLVVFNDENRAKIIHELLSDPHFDLLLQDPHANYVIQKALRHSEGHVYNLLVEKIESYKAICRNSPYSKKIFSHKLLKK; translated from the exons atGGTGAAAAAGGTTATAGAAAACGTGAAAGATGATGGAAAAGAGTTTGAAATGTTGTTGAATGAGATCCCTCATGCATCATCATCACACAATCTTGTTCATGATCATTTAATGAAACAGGAAAATCATGGTTTTGGTAATGGTGTgatgaatttttattatgatGAAGAGAATTTGAATCAGATGAATTTTTCAAGGTCTTCATCAACTGTCACTACTGGAAGTGGTTTTTCTATTCAATCTGATCATGGTTCATCCTCAAGCTTGTTTTCTGATAATGGTTCACCAACAACACCATCTTTTATGGAGGATCTTAAATCCACCATGTCTTCTGGAACTGGAACTGGAACGGGAACATCGTATGGCTGTAGCCCCAATAACAACACATTCTGGTTGGATTCTAAGGACAACACTGAGTCAAAGAGGTTTGTTGATCTATGTGGCAATTTCAGTAAAATGCACATTGGTGGTAGTAATGGCAATCAACATCAAGAGAATGCTAGTAATGTTAatgattttacttttttgaatCCAATCAATgttgataattttaataatcATGATAAGTATGTGGATTTTGATGGTTATAAGAGAGGTTTTTTGGATTCTGATTATGTGGGGTTTCAGTCCTCTATGTTGAGAAGCCCTATCAATCATCATGGAGCTGAAAGGAATTCGGCATTAAGCCGAGATTACGAAGTAGCTAATTCATTTGGATCAGTAGGACTTGTCCGTGGGTTGCGCTTGCGAGACATTACGTACTCTCAATTGAATGGTTTTGGTGGTTCAATGGATTCTCCTTATCATAGAAGAGAGATGATGAATGATTACTATTGTAGAGGAAGTTTGACACCTGAGATTGTTACACCATCCTTGAGAAGAAATTCAGCTGTTAGCGATGCTTCACTTGGAATGGATTTCTTGCATGAAGTTTCAATGTCAAGATTGCCTTTCGATTCCCTTCGTGGTAATTCTAGGATTAATCCTAGAGCTGTGCCACCTTCAAATGCTAGAATCCCACAAGAAAATATAGATATGGATTCCGTTACAAGTGAGGGGAGCTTCATCTTACAGGGTGAAGGATTAATTTATGTTGGTGCAAGAGGTTCGGATCGATTGAGGTTTCAAAATGCCGCGCGTGAATTTGGCTTTGCTAAGTATCCACATAGGCCAGAACTAGACATTCAACAGCAGGTTGTGGGAGCATGTGAAAATCCTAGAAGTTCTAGGACTGGTTCACCATTCACTATGCAACCTAAGTATAATTCCCTGATGGAAGCTCGAGGGTGCATATATTTAATGGCCAAAGATCAAAATGGCGGCAGGTTCTTGCAGAGAATGTTTGATGAGGGTAGAATGGAAGATATTCAAATGATATTTAATGAGATCATTGGTCATGTGGTCGAACTTATGATGAGTCCTTTTGGAAATTATCTTATACGGAAGTTGTTGGATGTATGTAGTGAAGAGCAGAGGATGCAGATCATACTGATGGTTATCCAGGAGCCGGGGCAGCTTGTCAGAATCTCGTTAAATACTCACGG CACTCGTGTTGTGCAGAAGCTGATCGAGACTCTCAAAACTAAGCAACAAGTTTCATTAGTCGTATCAGCTCTTGAACCAGGATTCTTGATTCTCATAAAAGACAATAATGGAAATCATGTTGTTCAACATTGTTTGGAATACCTAAGAAATGGAGATAACAAG TTTATCTTTGTTGCTGCTGCACGACATTGCATCGACATTGCAACTCATCAACATGGATGTTGTGTTTTACCAAAATGCATTCGCTATTCAAGTGGGGAGCATAGACAAAGACTGGTTGCAGAAATATCTGCTAATGCACTTTTGCTAGCTCAAGATAAATATGG AAACTATGTTGTTCAATATGTCTTGGACTTCAGAATTCCATCTGCTGCCACAACTTTGACTCGGCAGTTTGAAGGCAATTATGTGCATATGTCAATGCAGAAGTTTAGTAGTCGCGTGGTTGAAAAATGTCTGGTTGTATTCAACGATGAGAATCGGGCGAAAATCATTCATGAACTGCTTTCTGATCCTCACTTTGACCTATTGCTTCAAGATCCACATGCAAATTATGTTATTCAGAAAGCTCTTCGGCATTCCGAG GGTCATGTGTATAATTTACTGGTTGAAAAGATTGAGTCCTACAAAGCAATTTGTCGAAATAGCCCGTATTCCAAGAAGATTTTCTCACATAAGCTTTTGAAGAAATGA